In the genome of Pseudomonas bubulae, one region contains:
- a CDS encoding amino acid ABC transporter permease, with amino-acid sequence MKQKKAQWPWHVLTVLVLIGLAGALYYATSLMSYEWRWNRVPQYFAYQAEEAQRAAEHSTIIELVRKGDTAEVLLRGDDGNEQRVSVAGNSLQLAEGDEVDEGDVIGVNRHWAAGPLLWGLWTTVWLSLVSGVLGLIIGLVTGLCRLSNNPTLRDLSTLYVELVRGTPLLVQIFIFYFFIGTVLNLSREFAGIAALSLFTGAYVAEIIRSGVQSIARGQNEAARSLGLNGSQSMRYVVLPQAFKRVLPPLAGQFISLVKDTSLVSVIAITELLKSGREVITTSFSPFEILFCVAGLYLLINLPLSHFASRLERRLAQSD; translated from the coding sequence ATCAAACAAAAAAAAGCCCAGTGGCCCTGGCACGTATTGACCGTGCTGGTGCTCATCGGCCTGGCGGGGGCTTTGTATTACGCCACCTCGCTGATGTCTTACGAATGGCGCTGGAACCGCGTCCCCCAGTATTTCGCTTATCAGGCCGAAGAAGCCCAGCGGGCTGCTGAGCACTCGACCATCATCGAACTGGTACGCAAGGGCGACACTGCCGAAGTGCTGCTGCGCGGTGATGATGGCAATGAACAACGGGTGAGCGTTGCCGGCAATAGCCTGCAACTGGCCGAAGGTGACGAAGTCGACGAAGGCGATGTGATCGGCGTCAACCGCCACTGGGCTGCGGGGCCGCTGCTGTGGGGCCTGTGGACGACCGTCTGGCTGTCGCTGGTGTCTGGCGTACTGGGCTTGATTATCGGGCTGGTTACGGGCCTGTGCCGGCTATCGAACAACCCGACCCTGCGCGACCTCTCGACACTGTACGTCGAACTGGTCCGTGGCACGCCGTTGCTGGTGCAGATTTTTATCTTCTACTTCTTTATCGGCACCGTACTCAACCTGTCCCGCGAATTTGCCGGTATTGCCGCGCTGTCGCTGTTCACCGGTGCGTATGTGGCTGAAATCATCCGCTCGGGCGTGCAGTCCATTGCTCGCGGGCAAAACGAAGCGGCCCGCTCGCTGGGCCTCAACGGCAGCCAGTCGATGCGCTATGTGGTGTTGCCGCAGGCGTTCAAGCGGGTGCTGCCGCCATTGGCCGGGCAATTTATCAGCCTGGTCAAGGACACTTCGCTGGTGTCGGTGATTGCCATTACCGAACTGCTCAAAAGCGGTCGGGAAGTCATCACTACCTCGTTTTCGCCGTTCGAAATCCTGTTCTGCGTAGCGGGCCTGTACCTGTTGATCAACCTGCCGCTGTCGCATTTCGCCAGCCGGCTTGAGCGGAGGCTCGCGCAAAGTGATTGA
- a CDS encoding transporter substrate-binding domain-containing protein, whose protein sequence is MKKFVSKLLCGVTALLAISAAHAGAIDDAVKRGTLKVGMDPTYMPFEMTNKRGQIIGFEVDLLKAMAKSMGVKLELVSTGYDGIIPALMTNKFDMIGSGMTLTQERNLRLNFSEPFIVVGQTLLVRKELADKIKSYKDLNDPQYRLTSKIGTTGEMIARKLMSKAQYHGYDNEPEGVLDVVNGKADAFVYDAPYNVVAVNKFGNGKLVFLDQPFTYEPLAFGLKKGDYDSINFINNFLHQIHEDGTYDRIHDKWFKDTAWLKDME, encoded by the coding sequence ATGAAGAAGTTTGTCTCGAAACTGCTGTGCGGTGTCACTGCACTGCTGGCGATCAGCGCAGCCCATGCAGGCGCAATTGATGATGCGGTCAAGCGTGGCACCTTAAAGGTGGGCATGGACCCTACCTACATGCCCTTTGAAATGACCAACAAGCGTGGCCAGATCATTGGCTTCGAAGTTGACCTGCTCAAAGCGATGGCCAAGTCCATGGGTGTCAAGCTGGAGCTGGTGTCTACCGGTTACGACGGCATCATCCCGGCCCTGATGACCAACAAGTTCGACATGATCGGCAGCGGCATGACCCTGACCCAGGAACGCAACTTGCGCCTGAACTTCAGCGAACCCTTCATTGTTGTGGGCCAAACCCTGCTGGTACGCAAGGAACTGGCTGACAAGATCAAGTCCTACAAAGACCTCAACGACCCGCAATACCGCCTGACCTCGAAAATCGGCACCACCGGCGAAATGATCGCCCGCAAGCTGATGTCCAAAGCCCAGTACCACGGCTACGACAACGAGCCTGAAGGTGTGCTGGACGTGGTTAACGGTAAGGCTGATGCCTTTGTATACGACGCGCCTTACAACGTTGTAGCCGTCAACAAGTTCGGTAACGGCAAACTGGTGTTCCTTGACCAGCCATTCACCTACGAGCCACTGGCCTTCGGTCTGAAGAAGGGTGACTACGACAGCATCAACTTCATCAACAACTTCCTGCACCAGATCCACGAAGACGGCACTTACGATCGCATCCATGACAAGTGGTTCAAAGACACCGCCTGGCTCAAGGACATGGAATAA
- the mdoH gene encoding glucans biosynthesis glucosyltransferase MdoH, whose product MSNAQPHPASLSEYLAHLPLSDEQRAELANCTSFAELHARLSAQSDVDAAEAAQASVGTRLNLTSAAELEEAEMLALDASGRVMLKATPPIRRTKVVPEPWRTNILVRGWRRLTGRSNPPKPEIDERVLPKARWRTVGSIRRYILLVLMLGQTIVAGWYMKGIMPYQGWSFVDLEEVLHQPLMQTAQQVLPYALQTSILILFGILFCWVSAGFWTALMGFLELLTGHDKYRISGASAGNEPIPEQARTALVMPICNEDVTRVFAGLRATYESVAATGDLDRFDFFVLSDSNDPDICVAEQQAWLDVCRETEGFGRIFYRRRRRRVKRKSGNLDDFCRRWGGDYKYMVVLDADSVMSGECLTSLVRLMEATPDAGIIQTAPRASGMDTLYARMQQFATRVYGPLFTAGLHFWQLGESHYWGHNAIIRMKPFIEHCALAPLPGKGAFAGAILSHDFVEAALMRRAGWGVWIAYDLPGSYEELPPNLLDELKRDRRWCHGNLMNFRLFLVKGMHPVHRAVFLTGVMSYLSAPLWFFFLLLSTALLAVNTLMEPQYFLEPRQLYPLWPQWHPEKAVALFSTTIVLLFLPKLLSIILIWAKGAKEFGGKFKVTLSMLLEMLFSVLLAPVRMIFHTRFVLAAFLGWAATWNSPQRDDDSTPWSEAVRRHGPQTLLGAAWAALVLWLNPSFLWWLVPIVGSLMLSIPVSVISSRVKLGLKTRDESLFLIPEEYAPPRELSATAEYTHENRYHALHDGFVRAVVDPQQNALACALATSRHREAEPIEWLRTERVRHALKVGPEGVTNNERMQLLSDPVALARLHALVWSEGHEGWLNAWRESVAADPHAPLLPLQPAA is encoded by the coding sequence ATGAGTAATGCTCAGCCCCACCCGGCCTCGCTCAGCGAGTACCTGGCGCATTTACCACTGAGCGATGAGCAGCGCGCGGAACTGGCGAACTGCACCTCGTTCGCCGAGTTGCATGCGCGCTTGTCGGCGCAGAGCGACGTGGATGCTGCCGAGGCCGCTCAGGCTTCGGTGGGCACGCGTCTGAACCTGACTTCGGCGGCTGAACTTGAGGAAGCAGAAATGCTCGCCCTCGACGCCAGCGGCCGGGTCATGCTCAAGGCTACGCCGCCGATTCGCCGTACCAAGGTAGTGCCAGAGCCATGGCGCACCAATATCCTGGTGCGTGGCTGGCGGCGCCTGACCGGACGCAGCAACCCGCCCAAGCCGGAAATCGACGAACGCGTCCTGCCCAAGGCCCGCTGGCGTACGGTGGGTTCGATCCGCCGCTACATCCTGCTGGTATTGATGCTCGGCCAGACCATCGTTGCGGGCTGGTACATGAAAGGCATCATGCCGTACCAGGGCTGGTCGTTCGTTGACCTTGAAGAAGTATTGCACCAGCCGTTGATGCAAACGGCCCAGCAAGTGCTGCCCTATGCCCTGCAAACCAGCATCCTGATCCTGTTCGGGATTCTGTTCTGTTGGGTGTCGGCGGGTTTCTGGACCGCCCTGATGGGCTTTCTGGAACTGCTGACCGGGCACGACAAATACCGTATTTCCGGCGCCAGCGCCGGTAATGAACCGATCCCGGAACAAGCGCGTACCGCGCTGGTGATGCCGATCTGCAACGAAGACGTCACCCGTGTATTCGCGGGTTTGCGCGCGACTTACGAGTCGGTGGCCGCCACCGGCGACCTGGACCGCTTCGACTTCTTCGTCCTCAGTGACAGCAACGACCCCGATATCTGCGTTGCCGAGCAACAGGCGTGGCTGGATGTATGCCGCGAAACCGAAGGCTTCGGGCGGATCTTCTACCGCCGTCGCCGCCGCCGTGTAAAACGTAAAAGCGGCAACCTCGACGACTTCTGCCGTCGCTGGGGCGGTGATTACAAGTACATGGTGGTGCTCGACGCAGACAGCGTGATGAGCGGTGAGTGCCTGACCAGCCTGGTACGCCTGATGGAAGCTACGCCGGACGCCGGTATCATCCAGACCGCGCCACGAGCCTCGGGCATGGACACGCTGTATGCGCGCATGCAGCAGTTCGCCACCCGTGTGTACGGCCCGCTGTTTACCGCCGGCTTGCACTTCTGGCAGTTGGGTGAATCCCACTACTGGGGTCACAACGCAATTATCCGCATGAAGCCGTTTATCGAGCACTGCGCCCTGGCGCCGCTGCCGGGCAAAGGCGCTTTTGCGGGCGCGATCCTGTCCCACGACTTCGTGGAAGCCGCGTTGATGCGCCGTGCCGGTTGGGGGGTGTGGATTGCCTACGACTTGCCGGGCAGCTATGAAGAATTGCCGCCTAACCTGCTGGATGAACTCAAGCGTGACCGTCGCTGGTGCCACGGTAACCTGATGAACTTCCGCCTGTTTCTGGTCAAGGGTATGCACCCGGTGCACCGTGCGGTGTTTCTGACCGGGGTGATGTCGTACCTGTCGGCACCGTTGTGGTTCTTCTTCCTGCTGTTGTCGACGGCCCTGCTGGCGGTCAACACGCTGATGGAGCCACAGTACTTCCTGGAACCACGGCAGTTGTACCCGTTGTGGCCACAGTGGCACCCGGAAAAAGCCGTGGCGCTGTTTTCCACCACCATCGTCTTGTTGTTCCTGCCCAAGCTGCTGAGCATCATTCTGATCTGGGCCAAGGGTGCCAAAGAGTTCGGTGGCAAGTTCAAAGTAACGCTGTCGATGCTGCTTGAGATGCTCTTCTCGGTGTTGCTGGCACCGGTGCGCATGATCTTCCACACCCGCTTTGTACTGGCCGCGTTTCTGGGCTGGGCGGCGACCTGGAACTCGCCACAGCGTGACGACGACTCCACGCCGTGGAGCGAAGCCGTACGCCGTCATGGCCCGCAAACCCTGCTGGGTGCTGCATGGGCTGCATTGGTGCTGTGGTTGAACCCGAGCTTTTTGTGGTGGCTGGTACCGATTGTCGGTTCACTGATGTTGTCGATCCCGGTTTCCGTGATCTCCAGTCGGGTGAAACTGGGCCTCAAGACCCGTGACGAAAGCCTGTTCCTGATTCCTGAGGAATATGCGCCGCCCCGTGAGTTGTCGGCTACCGCCGAATACACCCATGAAAATCGCTACCATGCGCTGCATGACGGTTTTGTCCGGGCCGTGGTTGATCCGCAGCAGAACGCATTGGCCTGTGCTTTGGCGACCTCGCGTCACCGGGAAGCCGAGCCGATTGAGTGGTTGCGTACCGAGCGTGTGCGTCATGCACTCAAAGTCGGTCCAGAGGGCGTTACCAACAACGAGCGCATGCAGTTGTTGAGCGACCCGGTTGCCCTTGCACGCCTGCATGCGCTGGTGTGGAGCGAGGGGCACGAAGGCTGGCTGAACGCCTGGCGTGAGTCGGTTGCTGCCGACCCTCACGCACCGCTGTTGCCGTTGCAGCCTGCAGCTTGA
- a CDS encoding glucan biosynthesis protein G, with protein MIVSPLNAPKMSAKRLRNALVTGSALFCLFGAGQLWAFSLDDVAAEAKTLAEQKYQAPRSNLPKEFRDMKFADYQKIQFNRDKAQWAGDKTPFKLSFYHQGMHFDTPVKINEVTATTVEEIKYDPSRFDFGDVKFDPKATENLGWAGFRVLYPINKADKQDEIMTMLGASYFRVVGKGQIYGLSARGMAIDTALPSGEEFPRFTEFWIEKPKPNDKHLVIFALLDSPRATGAYRFTLRPGVDTVVDVKAQMFLRDKVGKLGIAPLTSMYLFGANQPSKVLNYRRELHDSSGLAIHAGNGEWIWRPLNNPKHLSVSNFAVENPRGFGLLQRGRDFSHYEDLDDNYHKRPSAWIEPQGDWGKGSVDLVEIPTADETNDNIVAFWSPDTLPEPLKPFDFAYRLHWTMDEAALHPADSAWAQQTLRSTGDVKQSNLIRQPDGSVAYLVDFEGPSLKALPENAAVRSQVSVGDNAELVENNVRYNPETKGWRLTLRLKIKDPSKATEMRAALVQDVEPAAAAKADKAPETKAEKAAAKAQDKKDHAAKDAKAPEATPATPEPVKTEKVLTETWSYQLPADE; from the coding sequence GTGATTGTTAGTCCATTAAATGCACCAAAAATGTCTGCCAAGCGGTTGCGTAACGCACTGGTGACGGGCTCTGCGCTCTTTTGCTTGTTCGGTGCGGGTCAACTGTGGGCATTCAGTCTGGATGACGTGGCGGCTGAGGCTAAAACCCTCGCCGAGCAGAAGTACCAAGCGCCGCGCAGCAATTTGCCAAAGGAATTCCGCGACATGAAGTTCGCGGACTACCAGAAAATCCAGTTCAACCGTGACAAGGCCCAGTGGGCGGGTGACAAAACCCCGTTCAAACTGTCCTTCTATCACCAGGGCATGCATTTCGACACGCCGGTGAAAATCAACGAAGTGACCGCCACCACGGTTGAAGAGATCAAGTACGACCCGAGCCGTTTCGACTTCGGTGACGTCAAGTTCGATCCTAAAGCCACCGAAAACCTCGGTTGGGCGGGTTTCCGCGTGCTGTATCCAATCAACAAGGCGGACAAACAGGACGAGATCATGACCATGCTCGGCGCGAGTTACTTCCGCGTTGTGGGCAAGGGCCAGATCTATGGTCTGTCGGCCCGTGGTATGGCGATCGACACGGCATTGCCGTCGGGCGAAGAGTTCCCGCGCTTCACCGAATTCTGGATCGAAAAACCCAAACCTAACGACAAGCATCTGGTGATCTTCGCCCTGCTGGACTCGCCACGGGCTACCGGTGCTTACCGCTTTACCCTGCGCCCGGGCGTGGACACGGTAGTGGACGTCAAAGCGCAGATGTTCCTGCGTGACAAGGTAGGCAAGCTGGGCATCGCTCCGCTGACCAGCATGTACCTGTTTGGCGCCAACCAGCCGTCCAAGGTCCTCAACTACCGTCGCGAACTGCACGATTCGTCGGGCCTGGCCATTCACGCCGGTAACGGCGAGTGGATCTGGCGTCCGCTGAACAACCCGAAACACTTGTCGGTAAGCAACTTCGCCGTTGAAAACCCGCGTGGTTTCGGCTTGCTGCAACGTGGCCGTGATTTCAGCCACTACGAAGACCTGGATGACAACTACCATAAGCGTCCAAGCGCCTGGATCGAACCACAGGGCGACTGGGGCAAAGGCTCGGTTGACCTGGTAGAAATTCCAACCGCTGACGAAACCAACGACAACATTGTTGCTTTCTGGAGCCCGGACACCCTGCCGGAGCCGCTCAAGCCGTTTGATTTCGCTTATCGCCTGCACTGGACCATGGATGAAGCAGCTCTGCACCCGGCCGACAGCGCCTGGGCACAACAGACCCTGCGTTCGACCGGTGACGTCAAGCAATCCAACCTGATCCGCCAACCAGACGGCAGTGTGGCGTATCTGGTGGACTTCGAAGGCCCGTCCCTCAAGGCTCTGCCGGAAAATGCTGCTGTGCGCAGCCAGGTCAGTGTGGGTGACAACGCCGAACTGGTTGAAAACAACGTGCGTTACAACCCTGAAACCAAGGGCTGGCGTTTGACCCTGCGGTTGAAAATCAAAGACCCGAGCAAGGCCACGGAAATGCGTGCAGCGCTGGTCCAGGACGTTGAGCCGGCTGCGGCCGCCAAAGCGGATAAGGCACCTGAGACCAAAGCCGAGAAAGCTGCGGCCAAGGCACAGGACAAGAAAGACCACGCAGCCAAGGACGCCAAGGCGCCTGAAGCGACCCCAGCCACTCCGGAGCCGGTCAAGACTGAAAAAGTGCTGACCGAGACCTGGAGCTACCAGTTGCCAGCCGATGAGTAA
- the dtd gene encoding D-aminoacyl-tRNA deacylase — MKGLLQRVSGARVEVAGEIVGSIDQGLLVLVAVEPGDTEASAAKLLHKLLNYRVFSDAEGKMNLSLADIGGGLLLVSQFTLAADTKSGLRPSFSTAAPPALAEALFNQLLEAAKRLHPSVESGRFGADMQVHLINDGPVTFLLQT, encoded by the coding sequence ATGAAGGGGCTGTTGCAGCGCGTCAGTGGCGCGCGGGTAGAGGTAGCGGGGGAGATTGTCGGTTCAATCGATCAGGGCTTGCTGGTGCTGGTTGCCGTCGAGCCCGGGGATACCGAAGCCAGCGCCGCCAAGTTGCTGCATAAGCTGCTCAACTATCGGGTATTCAGCGATGCCGAAGGCAAAATGAACCTGTCACTGGCCGATATCGGCGGCGGTTTGCTGCTGGTTTCGCAATTTACCCTGGCGGCAGACACCAAGAGCGGCCTGCGTCCGAGCTTTTCCACGGCAGCACCACCGGCATTGGCCGAGGCGTTGTTCAATCAGCTGCTTGAAGCGGCAAAACGACTTCACCCCAGCGTCGAATCGGGGCGTTTTGGCGCTGATATGCAGGTGCATTTGATCAATGATGGCCCTGTGACATTTTTGTTACAAACCTAA
- the pip gene encoding prolyl aminopeptidase, protein MQTLFPQIKPYARHELAVDGPHVLYVDESGSPDGLPVVFVHGGPGSGCDANSRCYFDPGLYRIITFDQRGCGRSTPHASLDSNTTWDLVADMERIRLYLGIDKWVLFGGSWGSTLSLAYAQSHPAQVHGLILRGIFLARPQEIEWFYQAGASRIFPDYWQDYIAPIPEEERDDLMSAFHKRLTGNDQIAQMHVAKAWSTWEGRAATLRPNPQVVERFCDPHRALSIARIECHYFMNNAFLEPNQLLRDMHKIAHLPAVIVHGRYDMICPLDNAWELHQAWPGSELQIIREAGHVASEPGITDALVRATEQMARRLLNLQPDEA, encoded by the coding sequence ATGCAGACCTTGTTCCCGCAGATCAAACCCTACGCCCGGCATGAACTGGCGGTCGATGGCCCGCATGTGCTCTACGTTGACGAGAGCGGTTCGCCAGACGGCCTGCCGGTGGTGTTTGTCCACGGCGGGCCGGGGTCGGGTTGCGATGCCAACAGCCGCTGCTATTTCGATCCGGGCCTGTATCGCATCATCACCTTTGATCAGCGCGGCTGTGGTCGCTCGACACCGCACGCCAGCCTGGACAGCAACACCACGTGGGATCTTGTCGCCGATATGGAGCGGATTCGCCTGTACCTGGGCATCGACAAGTGGGTGTTGTTCGGCGGTTCGTGGGGCTCGACCCTGTCACTGGCGTACGCGCAAAGCCATCCAGCGCAAGTACATGGCCTGATTTTGCGTGGGATCTTTCTGGCGCGGCCGCAGGAAATCGAATGGTTCTATCAGGCAGGGGCCAGCCGGATTTTCCCCGACTACTGGCAGGACTATATCGCGCCGATCCCTGAGGAAGAGCGTGACGACCTGATGAGTGCCTTTCACAAGCGCCTCACGGGCAACGACCAGATTGCTCAGATGCATGTGGCCAAGGCATGGTCGACCTGGGAAGGCCGCGCCGCCACCCTGCGGCCCAACCCGCAGGTGGTCGAGCGCTTCTGCGACCCGCACCGGGCATTGTCCATTGCCCGTATCGAATGCCATTACTTTATGAACAACGCGTTCCTTGAGCCCAATCAGCTGCTGCGGGACATGCACAAGATTGCCCACCTGCCGGCCGTGATCGTGCATGGCCGCTACGACATGATCTGCCCGCTGGATAACGCCTGGGAGCTGCACCAGGCCTGGCCGGGCAGTGAGCTGCAAATCATCCGTGAAGCCGGGCACGTCGCTTCCGAGCCTGGCATTACCGACGCCCTGGTGCGCGCCACCGAGCAAATGGCCCGTCGTCTGCTCAACTTGCAGCCTGACGAAGCATGA
- the hutG gene encoding N-formylglutamate deformylase, whose translation MDKVLTFKQGRVPLLISMPHAGLKLTPAVKAGLIPEAQSLPDTDWHIPQLYDFASELGASTLAAEYSRFVIDLNRPQDDAPMYVGATTGLFPATLFDGVPLFREGLVPTKEERATYLEQIWKPYHQTLQQELKRMKDEFGYALLFDAHSIRSQIPHLFDGRLPDFNLGTFNGASCDPTLARDLEAICAEHPAYSHVLNGRFKGGHITRHYGSPVDNIHAVQLELAQCTYMEEFEPFNYREDLAAPTRVVLKQLLARIIEWGRER comes from the coding sequence GTGGACAAGGTTCTGACATTCAAACAAGGCCGCGTGCCGTTGCTGATCAGCATGCCCCATGCTGGTCTGAAACTGACTCCGGCAGTCAAGGCCGGGCTGATCCCTGAGGCGCAAAGCCTGCCGGACACCGACTGGCATATCCCGCAGCTGTACGACTTTGCCAGCGAGCTGGGTGCCAGCACCCTGGCAGCCGAGTATTCGCGGTTTGTGATTGACCTCAATCGCCCGCAGGACGATGCGCCGATGTATGTGGGCGCCACCACAGGTTTGTTCCCGGCCACGCTATTTGATGGCGTGCCATTGTTTCGTGAAGGGCTGGTGCCTACGAAAGAGGAGCGTGCGACGTACCTGGAGCAGATCTGGAAACCCTATCACCAGACCTTGCAACAGGAACTCAAACGCATGAAAGACGAGTTTGGCTATGCGCTGCTGTTTGATGCGCATTCCATTCGTTCGCAAATCCCTCATCTGTTTGACGGCCGTCTGCCGGACTTCAATCTGGGCACCTTCAATGGTGCCAGTTGCGATCCGACGCTGGCCCGCGATCTTGAAGCCATTTGTGCCGAGCATCCAGCCTACAGTCATGTACTGAACGGACGCTTCAAGGGTGGCCATATCACCCGTCATTACGGCAGTCCGGTGGACAACATCCATGCTGTGCAACTGGAACTGGCGCAGTGCACCTATATGGAAGAGTTCGAGCCGTTCAACTATCGCGAAGACCTTGCGGCACCGACCCGGGTGGTACTCAAGCAATTGTTGGCGCGGATTATTGAGTGGGGCCGGGAACGTTAA
- the hutI gene encoding imidazolonepropionase codes for MKTLWQHCNVATMANGTYSIIEDAALVTRDGYIEWLGPRQQLPTGEYGQTHGLEGAWVTPGLIDCHTHTVFGGNRSGEFEQRLQGVSYAEIAAAGGGIASTVRATRAASEDELFDSARQRLRCLLRDGVTSVEIKSGYGLSLESERKILRVIRRLGEALPVTVRSTCLAAHALPPEFKDRADDYIEHICNEMLPALAAEGLVDAVDAFCEYLAFSPAQVERVFKVAQQLGLPVKLHAEQLSSLHGSSLAARYQALSADHLEFMTEEDAIAMAASGTVAVLLPGAFYFLRETQLPPMEALRKHGVKIAIASDLNPGTSPGLSLRLMLNMACTLFRMTPEEALAGVTLHAATALGMGETHGSLEPGKVADFVAWNIDRPADLAYWLGGDLDKRVVRSGVDVTL; via the coding sequence ATGAAAACCCTTTGGCAGCACTGCAATGTCGCAACAATGGCCAACGGCACGTACTCGATCATCGAGGATGCCGCCCTCGTCACCCGTGACGGCTACATTGAGTGGCTTGGCCCGCGTCAGCAGTTGCCGACGGGCGAATATGGGCAAACCCACGGCCTTGAAGGCGCGTGGGTAACGCCGGGGCTTATCGATTGCCATACGCACACGGTGTTTGGCGGCAACCGCAGCGGTGAGTTCGAGCAGCGTCTGCAAGGCGTGAGCTATGCCGAAATCGCCGCGGCCGGAGGCGGTATTGCCAGCACTGTGCGTGCGACCCGCGCGGCCAGCGAGGACGAGTTGTTCGACAGTGCCCGTCAGCGTTTGCGGTGTTTGCTGCGCGATGGCGTGACCAGTGTCGAGATCAAGTCCGGTTATGGCCTGAGCCTGGAGAGTGAACGCAAAATTTTGCGGGTGATCCGCCGTCTTGGCGAAGCGTTGCCGGTCACGGTGCGCAGCACCTGCCTGGCCGCCCATGCCTTGCCGCCGGAGTTCAAGGATCGCGCCGATGACTATATCGAGCATATCTGCAACGAGATGCTACCCGCGCTGGCGGCCGAAGGGCTGGTGGACGCTGTGGATGCGTTCTGCGAATACCTGGCGTTCTCACCGGCCCAGGTCGAGCGGGTGTTCAAGGTAGCGCAGCAATTGGGCCTGCCGGTCAAATTGCACGCCGAGCAGCTGTCTTCATTGCATGGCTCCAGCTTGGCGGCGCGCTATCAGGCGCTGTCGGCCGATCATCTGGAATTCATGACCGAAGAAGACGCCATTGCCATGGCCGCCTCCGGCACCGTGGCCGTGCTCTTGCCTGGTGCGTTTTACTTCTTGCGTGAAACCCAGTTGCCGCCGATGGAGGCCCTGCGCAAGCACGGGGTAAAAATCGCCATTGCCAGTGACCTCAACCCGGGAACCTCGCCGGGACTGTCGTTGCGCCTGATGCTGAACATGGCCTGCACCCTGTTCCGTATGACCCCCGAAGAAGCCCTGGCCGGGGTCACCCTGCACGCGGCAACGGCATTGGGCATGGGCGAGACCCACGGCTCGCTTGAGCCCGGCAAGGTGGCCGACTTTGTCGCCTGGAACATTGATCGTCCGGCAGACCTGGCTTATTGGCTGGGCGGTGATCTGGACAAACGCGTCGTGCGTAGCGGCGTTGACGTAACGCTTTAG